In the genome of Deinococcus yavapaiensis KR-236, one region contains:
- a CDS encoding zinc ribbon domain-containing protein: protein MNGSGPLDRLHEVQQLDLQLDELTAGERDVPETLRSARGEQERINNALEDAEIELEGVEKNVRRLESDLATTKDQLARTRAEQDKNAFDAKAQVQYQNRIQQLGDRVTETEEGLSPLYERRSTLEATRQALRGQHRDLRPRIGALEQDDEARVGALREQARKIREERDQLASGVESRLLKEYELIRKQKRGLGLVEVQGGRCSGCNMQLPVTVQQRAATGKLPAVKCPSCGRFLYKPHT from the coding sequence ATGAACGGCAGTGGACCCCTCGACCGCCTGCATGAAGTGCAGCAGCTCGACCTGCAACTCGACGAGTTGACGGCGGGCGAACGTGACGTGCCCGAGACGCTTCGCAGCGCCCGTGGCGAGCAAGAACGCATCAACAACGCGCTGGAGGACGCCGAAATCGAACTCGAAGGCGTCGAGAAGAACGTACGCCGCTTGGAAAGCGATCTCGCGACCACCAAAGACCAGCTCGCGCGCACGAGGGCCGAGCAGGACAAGAACGCGTTCGACGCCAAGGCGCAGGTGCAGTACCAAAACCGCATTCAGCAACTCGGCGACCGCGTGACGGAAACCGAGGAGGGTCTTTCGCCGCTGTACGAGCGCCGCAGCACCCTGGAGGCGACGCGTCAGGCCCTGCGCGGGCAGCACCGCGACCTCCGGCCGCGCATCGGAGCGCTGGAGCAAGACGACGAGGCGCGCGTGGGAGCGCTGCGCGAGCAGGCCCGCAAGATTCGCGAGGAGCGCGACCAGCTCGCGTCGGGCGTCGAGTCGCGCCTGCTCAAGGAGTACGAGCTGATTCGCAAGCAGAAGCGCGGTCTCGGCCTCGTGGAAGTGCAAGGCGGACGCTGCTCGGGCTGCAACATGCAATTGCCCGTGACGGTGCAACAACGCGCCGCGACGGGCAAGCTTCCGGCCGTGAAGTGCCCGTCGTGCGGACGGTTCTTGTACAAGCCGCACACTTGA
- a CDS encoding class I SAM-dependent methyltransferase, producing the protein MSEPDVTERDVWSAWADVWPARRRERDGVVDEAILAFAARHLAGRVLDAGCGDGAYTSALRARSFDVLGVDVTPELLTIARARHPDLRFEEASLARLPFSDAAFDSTFCLTVLEWAADPVASLRELRRVTAGPLVLGVLGAGNRTRDVHLARFWGGSPMNGLLPWELKLLCEREELGVKDELGVSRSGVETGGRDAMTRAMIWLLACEPSGG; encoded by the coding sequence TTGAGCGAACCCGACGTGACCGAGCGGGACGTGTGGAGCGCGTGGGCGGACGTTTGGCCCGCGCGTCGCCGCGAACGTGACGGCGTGGTGGACGAGGCGATCCTCGCGTTCGCGGCTCGGCACCTCGCGGGGCGCGTCCTCGACGCGGGATGCGGCGACGGCGCGTACACGTCGGCGCTTCGTGCGCGGAGCTTCGACGTCCTCGGCGTGGACGTCACGCCCGAGTTGCTGACGATCGCGCGCGCGCGGCACCCGGACCTTCGCTTCGAAGAGGCGAGCCTCGCGCGGCTTCCCTTCTCGGACGCGGCCTTCGACTCGACCTTCTGCCTCACCGTGCTGGAGTGGGCGGCCGATCCCGTGGCGAGCTTGCGGGAATTGAGGCGCGTCACGGCGGGACCGCTCGTCTTGGGAGTGTTGGGAGCGGGCAACCGCACGCGAGACGTGCATCTCGCCCGCTTTTGGGGCGGGTCGCCCATGAACGGCTTGCTGCCGTGGGAGTTGAAGCTGTTGTGCGAACGCGAGGAGCTTGGCGTCAAGGACGAGCTCGGAGTGTCGAGAAGCGGCGTGGAGACGGGCGGGCGCGACGCGATGACCCGGGCGATGATCTGGCTGTTGGCGTGTGAGCCAAGCGGCGGATGA
- a CDS encoding nucleotidyltransferase domain-containing protein encodes MLDFEAIRDDLTRALGSYLDRGRTDGVFHVALGGPGSVPDLADLDVPEVHLDLLPSDLAQPQAAALQALGYAASGERTWTHRGGWRLVVCEHDSAWRIRQAALRQLLMQDEQAAIEYRASFGQVGREAADEAFEAAATKYLARTAAFQPAEFVARELSDIGLPWMFAGGLALDLHLGTLTRPHEDVDVILPRDRQAEARRYLEARRWRLDACRDGTYRAWTETLEPPHFQVHARRADFTDALLIDFMFSNLSGDTWHYRRDEGVTRLLSEARRFTSSGLPYLAPELVLLFKSGSGNRAARGKDQRDFERVRPELNEEARRWLRNVLEARAPRHPWLDEL; translated from the coding sequence ATGCTCGATTTCGAAGCGATACGCGACGACTTGACGAGGGCGCTCGGCTCTTACCTGGACCGAGGACGGACGGACGGCGTCTTTCACGTGGCGCTCGGCGGACCGGGCAGCGTTCCCGACCTCGCGGATCTCGACGTGCCGGAAGTTCACCTCGACCTCCTGCCGAGCGACCTGGCGCAGCCTCAGGCGGCGGCGTTGCAAGCGCTCGGATACGCGGCGAGCGGCGAGCGGACGTGGACTCATCGCGGCGGATGGCGGCTCGTCGTGTGCGAACACGACAGCGCTTGGCGGATACGCCAGGCGGCCTTGCGTCAATTGCTGATGCAGGACGAACAAGCGGCGATCGAGTACCGCGCGTCGTTCGGGCAGGTCGGACGCGAAGCGGCAGACGAGGCGTTCGAGGCGGCGGCGACGAAGTACCTCGCGCGCACGGCCGCCTTTCAGCCCGCCGAGTTCGTCGCGCGCGAGCTCTCGGACATCGGCCTGCCTTGGATGTTCGCCGGTGGGCTCGCGCTCGACTTGCACCTCGGGACGCTCACGCGTCCCCACGAGGACGTCGACGTCATCTTGCCGCGAGATCGTCAGGCCGAGGCGAGAAGGTACCTCGAAGCTCGCCGCTGGCGCCTCGACGCGTGCCGTGACGGAACGTACCGAGCTTGGACGGAGACGCTCGAACCGCCGCACTTCCAAGTGCACGCGCGGCGAGCGGACTTCACGGACGCGCTGCTGATCGACTTCATGTTCTCGAACTTGTCGGGCGACACGTGGCATTACCGCCGAGACGAAGGCGTGACGCGGCTCCTGAGCGAAGCGCGGCGCTTCACGTCGAGCGGCTTGCCGTACTTGGCGCCGGAACTCGTGCTGCTGTTCAAAAGCGGTTCCGGGAACCGCGCGGCGCGCGGAAAAGACCAGCGGGACTTCGAGCGCGTTCGGCCCGAGTTGAATGAAGAGGCGCGGCGTTGGCTGCGAAACGTCTTGGAAGCTCGGGCGCCCCGCCATCCATGGCTCGACGAGTTGTGA
- a CDS encoding S9 family peptidase encodes MAFYWDKTGRFELYVMNLRSRELRQVTNGEAPKAPRANFVWSADDRALIFSKDRDGDERQALFVANVETGEVRALQHDETAMDYAYDAHSDGRRILVNSTREGQLAVYTYDLAESSANAWTRLTNFAAPAVPGEISPDGTRFTFTTNETADFKNRDGYVAAIDGGHVRQVFSRGVGSQDAVGAWHPGGRLVATRTDADGVGRVGLLDVESGETRPLTSGANDESAGRFSPNGRWLSVSRNHEASMLPVLYDVETGEERTLLLPPGVAVGAQFVLGGDKLIVLHSASNRRAELLLYDLATDTFEVLLAADYGSIDPDVFVEAESVWYESEGGARVHALLHAPRGDGPFPALVHVHGGPTAQFFRGFDLLTQFLVSRGFVVLSPNIRGSTGYGVPWRDANIKDWGGDDLEDVVAGARFLKSRPNVDSQRVGVFGGSFGGYMSYFAAVRKPDEFKVSVPIVGITDLHRLYEDNSRVMPQLGYYFRSMMGDPLEDADLWRDRSAITHAANLKAKMLILHGANDPRCPLTQASAFREKLVELGRREGTRPDDDFEYHVFHDEGHGSGDIQGKIREYRLLADFLERRL; translated from the coding sequence GTGGCGTTCTACTGGGACAAGACCGGACGCTTCGAGCTGTACGTGATGAACTTGCGTTCGCGCGAACTTCGGCAAGTCACGAACGGCGAGGCGCCCAAAGCGCCTCGGGCGAACTTCGTGTGGTCGGCGGACGACCGCGCGTTGATCTTCAGCAAGGACCGCGACGGAGACGAGCGGCAAGCGCTGTTCGTCGCCAACGTCGAGACGGGTGAGGTTCGCGCCTTGCAGCACGACGAGACGGCAATGGACTACGCCTACGACGCGCATTCCGACGGGCGCCGAATTCTCGTGAACTCCACGCGCGAAGGGCAACTCGCGGTCTACACGTACGATCTGGCCGAGTCGAGCGCGAACGCGTGGACGCGCCTCACGAACTTCGCCGCGCCCGCCGTTCCCGGGGAGATCAGCCCGGACGGAACGCGCTTCACCTTCACCACGAACGAGACGGCGGACTTCAAGAACCGCGATGGGTACGTGGCCGCCATCGACGGCGGCCACGTTCGGCAAGTTTTTTCACGGGGCGTGGGCTCGCAGGACGCGGTCGGCGCTTGGCATCCCGGCGGGCGGCTCGTGGCGACGCGAACGGACGCCGACGGGGTGGGCCGCGTCGGCCTGCTGGACGTCGAAAGCGGCGAGACGCGGCCGTTGACGAGCGGCGCGAACGACGAGTCGGCGGGCCGCTTTTCGCCCAACGGCCGCTGGCTGAGCGTCTCGCGCAACCACGAGGCGTCCATGTTGCCCGTGCTGTACGACGTCGAGACGGGCGAGGAGCGCACGTTGCTGCTTCCGCCGGGCGTGGCCGTGGGCGCGCAATTCGTGCTGGGCGGCGACAAGCTGATCGTGTTGCACTCGGCTTCCAACCGCCGCGCCGAGTTGCTGCTGTACGACTTGGCGACGGACACCTTCGAGGTGCTGCTCGCGGCGGACTACGGTTCGATCGATCCGGACGTGTTCGTGGAGGCCGAGAGCGTGTGGTACGAATCGGAAGGCGGCGCCCGCGTCCACGCCCTGCTGCACGCGCCGCGCGGCGACGGGCCGTTTCCTGCGCTCGTGCACGTCCACGGCGGGCCGACCGCCCAGTTCTTCCGGGGATTCGATCTGCTGACGCAGTTTCTCGTCTCGCGCGGCTTCGTGGTCCTCTCGCCGAACATTCGCGGTTCGACCGGATACGGCGTGCCGTGGCGTGACGCGAACATCAAGGATTGGGGCGGCGACGACTTGGAGGATGTCGTGGCGGGCGCGCGCTTCTTGAAGTCGCGGCCGAACGTCGATTCCCAGCGCGTCGGCGTCTTCGGCGGAAGTTTCGGCGGGTACATGAGCTACTTCGCGGCCGTTCGCAAGCCCGACGAATTCAAGGTGAGCGTCCCGATCGTGGGCATCACGGACTTGCACCGTTTGTACGAGGACAACTCGCGCGTCATGCCGCAACTCGGATACTACTTCCGCTCCATGATGGGCGATCCCCTGGAGGACGCGGACTTGTGGCGCGACCGAAGCGCGATCACGCACGCGGCGAACCTCAAGGCGAAAATGCTGATTTTGCACGGCGCGAACGATCCGCGCTGTCCGTTGACGCAGGCGAGCGCCTTTCGCGAGAAGCTCGTGGAACTCGGGCGGCGCGAAGGCACGCGTCCCGACGACGACTTCGAGTACCACGTCTTCCACGACGAAGGGCACGGCTCGGGCGACATTCAAGGCAAGATTCGCGAGTACCGCCTGCTGGCGGACTTCCTGGAACGCCGATTGTGA
- a CDS encoding DMT family transporter yields MVWLFVLLAVTAGTLAPVQTAVNARLGVSLGNPAFAAFTNFAVGGAALLVYLLIVRPPLPTFARLTELPVGGWVGGLMGASFVFLNIVAAPRIGVALLSVLVIVGQLVAALVIDHFGLFGLPRHELNAGRVVGVLIVLVGVLIFRRF; encoded by the coding sequence ATGGTCTGGCTGTTCGTCTTGCTCGCCGTGACCGCCGGGACGCTCGCGCCCGTCCAAACGGCCGTGAACGCCCGCCTCGGCGTGTCGCTCGGCAATCCTGCCTTCGCGGCCTTCACGAACTTCGCCGTGGGCGGCGCCGCGCTGCTGGTGTATCTGCTGATCGTGCGCCCACCGCTGCCGACGTTCGCGCGCCTCACGGAACTGCCCGTCGGCGGTTGGGTCGGCGGCCTCATGGGCGCCTCGTTCGTGTTTCTCAACATCGTCGCCGCGCCGCGAATCGGCGTGGCGCTGCTGTCGGTCCTCGTGATCGTCGGTCAACTCGTCGCCGCGCTCGTCATCGACCACTTCGGCCTGTTCGGTTTGCCGAGGCACGAACTGAACGCCGGGCGAGTCGTGGGCGTGCTGATCGTCCTCGTGGGCGTGCTGATCTTTCGGCGCTTTTGA
- a CDS encoding glucose-6-phosphate isomerase, with translation MLDLRNVDRARLGNDGLDFASELNAHAAKLEAARDAVQARFASGTDAYLGWMALPQGDVLPEVLRIAERAQGRFDDVVVLGIGGSSLGGLTLVTALQHPYFNLLGRRSAARVHFVDNVDGDVITGLLEVLDPRRTLVNVISKSGTTTETMAAYLSCKAWLSGALGADYKDHIVATTDPEKGILRPLAQREGYETLPVPPTVGGRFSVFSAVGLLPAALGGIDVRALLNGAKRAHDVFAAPASDNDVLKLALVNHLFAERGRNINVFMPYSTRLRFLSDWFAQLWAESLGKHRRGDGERVGTTPVKAVGTTDQHSQVQLYREGPKDKIVTLVKVEQADRAATIPNAEPNEPEMSYLGHKPYQTLMNAELVATAHALAEAGQPNVTLTLPRVDAENLGFLMQLLMLQTAVNGELLNINAFDQPGVELGKVLTYALMGRPGFDERREELQKAGVEI, from the coding sequence ATGCTCGATCTTCGCAACGTCGACCGCGCTCGCCTCGGGAACGACGGCCTCGACTTCGCCTCGGAACTCAACGCGCACGCCGCGAAGTTGGAAGCGGCCCGCGACGCCGTGCAAGCCCGCTTCGCGTCGGGCACCGACGCCTACCTCGGCTGGATGGCGCTGCCTCAGGGCGACGTGCTGCCGGAGGTGCTTCGCATCGCCGAGCGCGCTCAAGGGCGCTTCGACGACGTCGTCGTGCTCGGCATCGGCGGGAGCAGCCTCGGCGGCCTCACCCTCGTCACGGCTCTGCAGCATCCGTACTTCAACCTTCTCGGGAGGCGAAGCGCGGCGCGCGTGCACTTCGTGGACAACGTCGACGGGGACGTCATCACGGGGCTCTTGGAAGTGCTCGATCCGCGCCGCACGCTCGTCAACGTCATCTCCAAGAGCGGAACGACGACCGAGACGATGGCGGCGTACCTGTCGTGCAAAGCGTGGCTGTCGGGCGCCCTCGGAGCCGACTACAAGGACCACATCGTCGCGACGACCGACCCCGAGAAGGGCATTTTGCGTCCGCTCGCTCAGCGCGAAGGTTACGAGACGCTGCCCGTTCCCCCGACCGTCGGTGGCCGCTTCAGCGTGTTCTCGGCGGTCGGTCTGCTGCCCGCCGCTCTCGGCGGCATCGACGTTCGAGCGTTGCTGAACGGCGCGAAGCGCGCCCACGACGTCTTCGCCGCGCCCGCGAGCGACAACGACGTCCTCAAGCTCGCCCTCGTCAACCACCTGTTCGCCGAGCGGGGCCGCAACATCAACGTGTTCATGCCGTACTCGACGCGTCTGCGCTTCCTCAGCGACTGGTTCGCGCAACTGTGGGCCGAGAGCCTCGGCAAGCACCGCCGCGGCGACGGCGAGCGCGTCGGCACCACGCCCGTCAAGGCCGTCGGCACGACCGATCAGCACAGCCAAGTGCAGCTGTACCGCGAAGGCCCCAAGGACAAGATCGTCACGCTCGTGAAAGTCGAGCAGGCCGACCGCGCGGCGACGATTCCGAACGCCGAGCCGAACGAGCCCGAGATGAGCTACCTCGGCCACAAGCCGTACCAGACGCTGATGAACGCCGAACTCGTCGCGACGGCCCACGCGCTCGCCGAAGCGGGCCAACCCAACGTCACCCTCACGCTGCCGCGCGTCGACGCCGAGAACCTCGGCTTCCTGATGCAACTGCTGATGTTGCAGACGGCCGTGAACGGCGAGCTTTTGAACATCAACGCCTTCGACCAGCCGGGCGTGGAACTCGGCAAGGTCCTCACCTACGCGCTGATGGGGCGTCCCGGCTTCGACGAGCGGCGCGAGGAACTCCAAAAGGCGGGCGTCGAGATTTGA
- the hemB gene encoding porphobilinogen synthase: protein MTITSRASLLDLSERPRRLRRTPALRAFLREAHLAPSHLILPLFVHDGEGREFIRSMPGVSRLSVGELLREAEAASNLGVTSIALFPRVPDERKDKRGTEATNPNGLFQRAIRELKREFPHIAVVTDIALDPYSTDGHDGLLSDAGEILNDETVELLARIAVSQAQAGADVVAPSDMMDGRIGAIRAALDDAGFQHVAIMAYSTKYASGYYGPFRDALDSAPRGGDKKTYQMDPLGSYREALRESRLDVEQGADFLMVKPALAYLDVLRVVRDAFDLPVVAYNVSGEYAMVKAAALAGYVDERKVVLETLGGMRRAGADGILTYHALDAARWLKEEGL from the coding sequence ATGACCATCACGTCTCGCGCCTCCCTGCTGGACTTGTCCGAGCGTCCGCGCCGCCTGCGCCGCACGCCCGCCCTGCGCGCCTTTCTGCGCGAAGCGCACCTCGCGCCGTCGCACCTCATCCTGCCTTTGTTCGTGCACGACGGCGAAGGCCGCGAGTTCATCCGCTCCATGCCGGGCGTCTCGCGCCTCTCGGTCGGCGAACTGCTGCGCGAAGCGGAAGCGGCCTCCAACCTCGGCGTGACCTCCATCGCCTTGTTTCCGCGCGTTCCCGACGAGCGAAAGGACAAGCGCGGCACGGAAGCCACGAATCCCAATGGCCTCTTCCAACGCGCCATCCGAGAGCTCAAGCGCGAGTTTCCGCACATCGCCGTCGTCACCGACATCGCCCTCGATCCGTACTCCACCGACGGCCACGACGGCTTGCTGTCCGACGCGGGCGAGATCCTCAACGACGAGACGGTCGAGCTCCTCGCGCGCATCGCCGTCTCGCAAGCCCAGGCGGGCGCGGACGTCGTCGCGCCCTCGGACATGATGGACGGCCGGATCGGCGCGATTCGCGCCGCCCTGGACGACGCGGGTTTTCAGCACGTCGCCATCATGGCGTACTCCACGAAGTACGCCAGCGGGTACTACGGCCCCTTTCGCGACGCGCTCGACTCCGCGCCGCGCGGCGGCGACAAGAAGACGTACCAGATGGACCCGCTCGGAAGCTACCGTGAAGCGCTGCGCGAATCACGCCTCGACGTCGAGCAAGGCGCCGACTTCCTGATGGTGAAGCCCGCCCTCGCGTACCTCGACGTGCTGCGCGTCGTTCGTGACGCCTTCGACCTGCCGGTCGTCGCGTACAACGTCAGCGGCGAGTACGCCATGGTGAAGGCCGCCGCGTTGGCAGGATACGTCGACGAGCGCAAAGTCGTCCTCGAGACTCTCGGCGGCATGCGCCGCGCGGGCGCCGACGGCATCCTCACCTACCACGCGCTCGACGCGGCGCGCTGGCTGAAAGAAGAAGGGCTGTGA